In Paludibacter propionicigenes WB4, the genomic window TTAAGCGGACTGTTGTTGTCCAGTTGTTGCATAAAACCCGAAGCCCCGAAACTCCATTGATAATCACTCTGGCTATTCGATTTAAATATCAGTTCTTCATTAAAAGCATTTTGTTTTTGCATTTGCTGCAATGCCATTTTATCGCTTGCAGAATAGTCTAAATCCATCTTCATATCATCCTCGAAATACTGATGTGAAGTGATAGAGGTCAATATCCATTTATTGGTCTTATACTGTAATGACAAGCTGTTGGTAAGCATATTCCGGTTGTACGAAGTAGGATCATTGAACGAAGGCTGATCTACTTTGTTCGTTGTTAAATTGTATACTCCGTATGGAAAAGCGGCCTGATCAACATGATCGAAATTTATTGCATATTGGGCTGTAAATTCAGGTGAAATACTCCAATCCAACTTAAAACGTCCACCGGCTGATGTTTCTTTGTCTGCCGATTTTTGCGTAAACTGGTTGGTGAAGAATCCATCACTGTGATTGTAATAGCCGCTTACAGCAAATCCAAGATTGTTGGTGAGCTTACCATAATGACCAAGCTTGGCATTTAGTAACCCATAATTACCAGCACCTATCGACATTTTTGTGCTCTGGTAATTCAGTGGTGACAGTGTGTAAATGTTGATAATACCGCCTTCTGCATTTCGTCCGTAAAGCGTGCCTTGTGCACCACGAAGCACTTCTATCTGACGTATATCAAAGAAATCGAAGTCGAAAGTGGATTTTTCTAAATACGGAACATTGTCAACGTATAAGCCCATTGACTGACCGCTGTTTCTGGAGCCGATACCGCGTATATACGAAGTAGTTGACATAGCCGAACCATAATCGGGGATAAAAAAGTTAGGTACCAGAGCATTCAGGTCTCTGACACTGCTAATCTGCGATGCCTTTATTCCGGCAGTAGTCAATACTGTCGACGATACGGGCGTCTGGCGGGGTGATGTTTCTTTCAATGAGCTTACTACAACCTCTTCAAGTTTTACAACATGTGTAGTATCTACTTTATCCTCGGCACGAGCAACAAGAGTAGTTGAAACAAAAACAACCAGAAAAAATAATTTATTCATTTCTCTTTCATTTATAAATTAAAAATAGCATAGTATTCTGCGCCTTATGAAAAGAATGCAGAAGAATGTCAAACAGCAAAATACCTGTTCGACATGTCTGATTATAGTTCAATCAGAATTATTTATGAAATGAAAGAGGGTGGGGGACGGGAAAAATCAACAAAACTGAGCCCCGCAGAGGTAAAAAACTGAAACTCAAATCTGTTTGGGGTTTGTTTATCAATATAGGGTTGATGCGAAAGTACTGTTTCCTGAACAGATTCGGCTACAGCCTGAAAATCATGAATTGATAGTTCGTAGGTAACAGTCTGGCGTTGTTCAAAACTGGCTACATGAGCAACAATCGGTGCTTGTTCTGTATGCGAATTATTAGCCTTATAACCAGGAGTGAATAAGCACAGAACGAAACCTATCACCATGAGAATCTCAGGGATAAAAGTTGCCAGTAAGCCGTTCTGAAACATCAACATAAATAAACAATTATCAATTGTGAATTATCGAGAGCCTCTCATGGGACTCGAACCCGCGACCTATTCATTACGAATGAATTGCTCTACCAACTGAGCTAAAGAGGCATTTACACTGTATTTATACTAACAACAAGCGTAGTCGGTTGTTTATAACTTCTGCAAAGATACTGTATTTTTAGTTTTTCGGGATGATTTTTCTGAAATTATTGATTTTAGAACCGTCAATTTAATTGTACTTTTGCACAGACAGTCGCATTCACCAGATTAACTATACCCGATTCAATATCCCAATGTCAGATACTTATAAAACTATATCTTCTCCCGCAGAAGGAATATACAAAGAGAAAGGAAGTAAATTTCTGTCTTTTGCTATCCCTGTAAAAACTGCCGAAGAAATAAAAGAGATTATAAAAGAATATAGAAAACTGTATTACGATGCGCGCCATGTTTGCTATGCTTATATGCTTGGTGCTGAGCATAAAGATTTCAGAGCTAACGATGATGGAGAACCATCCGGTACAGCCGGCCGACCAATTTTAGGACAGATAAATTCTCGTGAGCTAACCGATGTATTGGTTATTGTAGTCCGTTATTTCGGTGGAGTTTTACTTGGTACAGGCGGACTGGTAGTGGCGTATAAAGAAGCTACAGCCGATGCTCTTAATCGGGCTGAAATAATTGAAAAAACGGTTGATGAGGTTATTTCAGTCAGGTTCGACTACCTGTTGATGAACGATGTGATGCGTATAATAAAAGATACTGGTGCACAAATCACTGAGCAGACATTTGATAACAACTGTTGTCTGATACTGACTGCCAGAAAACAGGACTCTGAACTGCTAAAAGTAAAACTCATTAAAATACACGGAGTAAGTTTAGATTAGTTAAAGTGTGTTTATCTCAATATGTCAATAGGTTGGGGTTGAATATATTTTTGTATTTTTGGTGTATATGTCTAACCTAAAAACAAATAGCGTATGCATCCTTTTATTCAATATACTATAGTTCGGAATATTGTAAAATATAAACTGAAAAACAAAATCGAGACCATAAGTGCGGAAGATTTTGAGAATGAAGTTCAAAATATAAAAGTTGAGTTCTCTCATTGGGGAAGTGATATTTTCTTTATGTTACTGGGAGTGGTTTCTGCAAGTTTCGGATTAAAAGGTTTTTTATTGCCCAATTCGTTTGTAGATGGAGGAGTTACCGGTATATCGCTTATCACAGCCGAACTAACAACCATTCCTCTTTCTATTCTTTTGATTTTAATAAACATTCCATTCCTTATATTAGCCTATTTTACAGTAAATAAGCGCTTTGCAGTAAAAAGTTTATTTGCGATTATTCTATTGGCTGTATTTGTACATGCTGTACCTTTCCCCTCTGTTACTGACGATAAACTGCTGATAGCTGTTTTTGGAGGTTTCTTCTTGGGCTTAGGTATTGGGTTGGCTATCAGAGGCGGTTCGGTGTTGGATGGAACCGAAGTTCTCGCTGTATATATCAGCCGGCGAACTTCGTTGACCATTGGAGACATTATACTGGTTTTTAATGTATTGATATTCTCGGTTGCGGCTTATGTTTTTTCGATTGTAATTGCATTATATGCTATTCTTACTTATCTGGCGGCGGCAAAAACAGTGGATTTTGTGGTTTCTGGAATTGAGGAGTATATTGGTGTAACTATAATTTCAGAAAAAAACGAAGAGATCCGGCTGGCTATAATTGAAAAACTGGGACGTGGCTGTACCATTTATTCCGGTAAAAAAGGATTTAGCAAAAGAGGCGAGCCATTGAAGGAAACAAATATCATTTACACTTTGGTAACCAGATTGGAGTTGTCCAAACTGAATACAGAAGTAGAGAAAATAGACAATGACGCTTTTATAATCATGCATAGTGTGAAAGATGCCAAAGGCGGTATGATCAAGAAAAGACCGCTGAACTAACGGATGGAAAGCTAAAATTCCCAACTCAACCTTTTGACCCTCTTGCCGAAGGATAGAAAAATCCTTCATATCCAACCTTTTTGTCTAAATCAGCGACGAATTTACCCTGACAATTTATTGAAAATTTCTAAGCAGGCGTTAAAACTCAACAAAGACCCTTTTGGGGGAAATCACCCAATGTCTCGATACAAAATACGCTATTAAATCTATTGAAATGTAGTTTGTTACAAGCCAAAGATTATCAATGTTATTTTGTATATTTGGTTTATTTATATTTTTCTATATGTATGAAGAAAATGAACTTTGTATAGCAAATTGTATGTATTTCGGTATTTATTTTCATAAAAGTACTTGTTTTATGGCATATTTTCATTAGTTTTGCAAAATCTATTTAAATATGTATTTTGTTTAAAGATGTAATTATTGTAAAATTCCACCCAAAATTTATTTTCTCAATGAGAGCAATATTATGTAATTTAATTTCCATTGCAGTGCATAAACTGGCATGGATAAAACCATCGGGTAAGTTGAGCACGCGAGGAAACTTATTGAAGATTCTTTTTCTGATATTTATTTGTTCGACGAAATTAGTAGCAGGTAATGAAACTACCACTCCCTCAGTTCCGGCATCCGAGATCAAGGTCAGCGGAAAAATCGTTGACAATGAAGGTTACCCTATGCCCGGTGCAACCGTTGCAATTAAGGGAAAAGCAACCGGGGTGATTACTCAGTCCGATGGTACGTATTCCATTTCGGTTCCATCCGAATCGAGCGTGTTGGAGTTTTCCTTTATCGGGTATACTAAGCAACAGTTTACTGTAGGTTCTCGTACGGTGTTTAATGTAGTGATGAAGCCTGATGCCACTTTGTTGAATGAATTGGTAGTCGTGGGTTATGCTGTTGAACAAAAGGCATTACTAACAGGGTCGGTAGGTGTTGTAAATTCAGAAACTCTTAATAAAATACCGGTATCGACCATTGATGGTGTGTTGCAGGGACAAACCAGCGGGTTGCAGGTAACACAAAATTCCGGAACTCCGGGAGCCGCTATGTCGGTCAGAATTCGTGGTGTGAGTTCGGTTTCGGGCTCTAATCAACCTCTGTATGTTATTGATGGAATTCCGGTTACCACGGGTGATTATGCACAGATAGGATATGAAGGGCAGGGGACCAATGCATTATCGGATTTAAATCCTTCTGATATTGAATCTGTAACTGTTTTAAAAGATGCTGCGGCTGCTTCTATTTACGGAGCACGCGCAACCAATGGGGTGGTGGTGATTACTACCAAACGGGGTAAAAGCCAAAAGAGTACCTTGAGTGTGAATTTAATGCATGGAGTACAGCAAGTTGGTAAAAAACTCAAGATGCTGGATGCTCGCGGTTGGATGGAATATAGCAATGATTTGGCAGGTTCGCAGAGATTTACGCAAAGCCAGATGGATAATATAACCGTGAATACAAACTGGCAGGATGTAATTTTCCGTACAGCTCCAACAACTAAAGTGGAATTATCGGTTGCAGGAGGAAACGAAAAGACCAAATTCTATATAAGCGGTGATTATTTTCAACAGGATGGAATTCTGAAAGGAACAGATTACAACCGTTTGAACAGCCGATTAAATCTAGATCACAGTTTGACCGACAAAATATCGATAGGTGCCAGTTTGGGTATTTCTTATGCAAAGACCGATCGCGTAGAAGGTGATCAGTCGACACATGGTGTACTACCCAACGGAATTTCAACTCCGGCTATTTTTCCTGTGTATAATGCCGATGGTTCTTACAATCAGAGCGGACCGTATTCCAATGCCATTTCTATTGTTGACGGAGCAACAAACCAAAATTTTTCATTCCGAACCATTGGTAATACATTCTTGAACTACAACATTATTCCCGGTTTGACTTTTTCTACTAAATGGGGAATTGATTTCCTGAATTTCAGGGAACATGCTTTTGAATACAATACGGTTCAAGGGAAGAAATACAATGGATTGGGATTTGAGGCTTACAACAATGTGATGAATGCTGTTTCGAATAACACGCTGAAATATCATTTTTCGCTCAAAAAACATGATTTTGATATTTTAGCCGGCTATAGTTTTGAAAAGAAACAAAACCGTTATTCGTTTACGCGTGCGCAGGATTATCCGGATGAGAACCTTCAGTATACTGTTTCAGCAGCTACCATTGTGCAATCCTATGCCAATGCGTTGGATGAAGGAACTGAATCATTTTTTGGTCGTTTGAATTACAATTACGACAATAAATACATAGCGTCTTTCTCTGGTCGTGGCGATGCTTCTTCTAAATTTGGACCGAACAATCGTTGGGGATTTTTCCCTTCAGCTTCGTTGGCATGGCGATTGGCTGAAGAAAAATGGCTTAATCTACCAAAACAAATTAGTGAACTAAAAATCAGAACCAGTTATGGTTTGACAGGAAACGATGATATTACCCCATTTTTGTATAAAGAACTGTATGGCGTTACTGCCTATAATGAGCAATCGGGCTATTATCCTACCGGTATTCCTAATCCTAATTTAAAATGGGAAACCACTGCACAGTTTAATGTGGGTCTCGATTTGAGTTTGTTTAATAACCGAATTACATTGACGGTAGATTATTACAATAAACAAACAAAAGATCTTTTGCTGGATCGCCTGATTCCTGAAAGTTCGGGGTACTCATCCGTTATAGAGAACATAGGGCGGGTTGAAAACAAGGGTTTTGAATTTAATTTATCAACTGTCAATTTGGATGGTGCATTTAAATGGACTACTGTGTTCAACCTATCTGCTAACCGCAATAAAGTATTGGAATTATACAACAACAAACCTATCGATAATATTGGCCGGGGAGGTAATAGGGTCATGGTGGGACAACCTATCGGTATTTTCTACAATTATAAATGGCTGGGTATTGACCCTTCAACGGGTGATTGTGTTTATGCCGATTTAAATAAAAATGGAAGAGTTGATGCTGACGATCGGACTATTGTGGGCAATCCTCAACCTGATTTTATCGGAGGTATTACCAATACGTTTAATTATAAAGGATTTGATTTAAGCATATTCCTTCAATTTTCGTATGGCAATGATGTGTTCAACGGTTCACGCCTCTATCTGGAGTCGCTCACAGGGGGTGATAACCAGCTGGAATCTGTCACCCGTCGTTGGAAAAATGTAGGTGATATAACCGACATTCCCCGTGCTACTTCCGATGCTACGGCTACAGCCAACAATCGCCGTGCTTCTTCACGCTTTATCGAAGATGGGTCGTATTTGAGGATAAAAAATGTAAACCTAGGCTATACACTAAAAAAGGAGTGGATTAAAAAATTCAAGCTGGAAAACCTCCGGGTGTACGTTACGGCTCAGAATCTGTTCACTTTTACGCATTATAGTGGCTTAGATCCTGAAGTGAATTATGTTGGTAACGACAATTCAATTATAGGTACTGACTTCTTTACCTATCCGCAAGCGAGAAGTTATAATTTTGGTGTAAACATAAAGTTCTAAAAAATGAAACGAGTATATAAATATTTCTATCAACTGATAGTTCTTAGTTCTTTAGTCATAATGCCGGCTTGCAATACATTGGATGTGGATCCGGCCGATAAGATAACAGCTGAACAGGCTTTTAAAAATAAAGCAGGTATCGAAAAAGGTATTTTGGGAAGTTATTCCGAGCTTCAGAGTTTTGGTTATTATGGCAGAAGTTATCTGATTGCTTCCGACATGGCAGCCGATAACCTTGTACATCCAACAGATGCTACTCAGGTTGATTATGCAGAGATAGATAACAATACCCTTTTGTCCGAAAACGGAGTGGTTGAAAATATCTGGGCGAGTATTTATTCTGCTATAAATGTTGCGAACAGTGTTATAGATAAAGTGCCCGGAATGGCTGGCATGACCGACGACGAAAAAGCGGCAGCGCTTGGCGAACTTTATTTTTTAAGAGGACTGAATCATTTTAATCTGATGAATTATTTCGGAGCCATTCCTGTTAAAACTACAGCAACTGTGGGAACTAAAAACCTGGATGTACCCAGAAATACAACCACCGAAGTTTTTACACAAATCATCACCGATTTGAAGTATGCCGAGGCACATCTTCCGGCTTCCGCATCAACAAAGACCAGAGCGTCAAAGTATGCTGCAACAGCTTTGCTGGCAAGGGTCTATCTGTACCAGAAAAATTATGCTTTAGCCTACGAAAAGGCTAACGACGTAATTACAAAAGGCGGATATACTTTCTTGCCTAGTTTTGCTCAGGTTTTTGCTACGGAAGGTAGTCCTGAAACCATTTTCGAAGTTGAATTCGACGCTAAAAATCGTAACCGTGTTGCCGAATTCAATTTTCCGAAAGTAATGAATGGCAAAGGAGAGGCAAAACCCGATCCGACTTTAGTTACTGCCTATGAGGTAACTGACAAGCGACTGGTTAGCTCTATTGCTGATAGTGTGACGTATAACTACGCACAAAAATATAAAGATATGAGTTTGGGTGATAAAAATATAATAGTACTGCGTTTAGCCGAAATGTATTTGATACGGGCTGAAGCTGAAGCGCATTCAGCAACAGGAGTCATCTCTAACGTTCAGGACGATATAAATAAAATTCGTAACCGTGCAGGTCTGGCTAATACCGATGCTGCTACCATGCCTGATTTGTTGTTGGCCATAGAAAAAGAACGACGACTGGAATTTGCTTTTGAAGGTCATCGCTGGTTTGATTTGGTACGTACCAACCGAGCTCTTGATCTGTTGCCCAATGTAACGAAGTCCTATAAAATGCTATTCCCGATTCCTTTGTCGGAGATTAACGCGAATTCCAAAATGAAACAGAATCCCGGATATAATTAAAACACAGAATATAAGATGAGTATGAAAACAAACCTATTTTTTTGTATATTAGTCATAGCATCGGCTGTAACTTTTGCTTCTTGTTCAAAAGACGATGAAAGTACGATTACAAAAAAGGAATATACGGGTATCTATTTTATGGATACTGATAATGAAGATATAGAAACGATTGCCATCGCCGGAGGGACTCCCAAGGCGTTGGCGAGTGGAATTTCAGGAGCAGGCATTGCTTATGATAAAGTAAACGAGAAAATCTATTACAGTGATTTTGCCGACAGCGATACTCCCAATGGAAAAATTTGGAAAATGGATGTAGGTGGTACTAATCCCAAAGTGTTAGTCTCGGGTATTCAGGATCCTCATAGCATTGCCTTAGATTTAACTAACGGTAAGGTATATTGGGGTGATGGTGACGGTAATGTGTCGCGTTGTAATTTAAATGGTGATAGTCTGGTAACCGGTTTTATCAAGATCGATGGTGGTGCTATCCGCTCGATGGCACTTGACCCGATCAACAAGAAGCTTTACTTCTGCGATACGAATAATAACAATCTTTATATGTCTAATCAGGATGGCTCAAGTACAAGTATTATCCTAAGCGGATATTACGGATATGCCATTGCTGTAGATAACAAGAATAATAAAATATATTTTGATGCTCAGAGTGATGATGGCACCGTGAGCGGTTTGTATC contains:
- a CDS encoding TonB-dependent receptor — protein: MNKLFFLVVFVSTTLVARAEDKVDTTHVVKLEEVVVSSLKETSPRQTPVSSTVLTTAGIKASQISSVRDLNALVPNFFIPDYGSAMSTTSYIRGIGSRNSGQSMGLYVDNVPYLEKSTFDFDFFDIRQIEVLRGAQGTLYGRNAEGGIINIYTLSPLNYQSTKMSIGAGNYGLLNAKLGHYGKLTNNLGFAVSGYYNHSDGFFTNQFTQKSADKETSAGGRFKLDWSISPEFTAQYAINFDHVDQAAFPYGVYNLTTNKVDQPSFNDPTSYNRNMLTNSLSLQYKTNKWILTSITSHQYFEDDMKMDLDYSASDKMALQQMQKQNAFNEELIFKSNSQSDYQWSFGASGFMQQLDNNSPLNMKNYHLTIPGFFNTDNKGAALFHQSTLNNLLIKGLSVTGGLRLDYEDVNLDYNTYVDQVATAKFKGNESVTFTELLPKLSLKYEWNDRQFVYATASRGYKTGGFNVQMFSDLLTNALPPLSITNPDVRKTTLYKPEFSWNYEIGGQCLTFENRLKTTVSVFYSKLDNVQLAKIFSSTSGRVVTNAGQAESKGFELSLDANLGSGFSATLNYGYAKATFTNYTDTLKTYSSTGKAIYTPVDYKGKHIPYAPQNTLSLSGTYEHEFRNTFIDRISATVQYTGIGKIYWTDANDVSQDFYSLVNAKVGISKGALGLELWAKNILDTRYNVFYFYSGGNFGQQGKPTQIGATLKVEF
- a CDS encoding YitT family protein translates to MHPFIQYTIVRNIVKYKLKNKIETISAEDFENEVQNIKVEFSHWGSDIFFMLLGVVSASFGLKGFLLPNSFVDGGVTGISLITAELTTIPLSILLILINIPFLILAYFTVNKRFAVKSLFAIILLAVFVHAVPFPSVTDDKLLIAVFGGFFLGLGIGLAIRGGSVLDGTEVLAVYISRRTSLTIGDIILVFNVLIFSVAAYVFSIVIALYAILTYLAAAKTVDFVVSGIEEYIGVTIISEKNEEIRLAIIEKLGRGCTIYSGKKGFSKRGEPLKETNIIYTLVTRLELSKLNTEVEKIDNDAFIIMHSVKDAKGGMIKKRPLN
- a CDS encoding RagB/SusD family nutrient uptake outer membrane protein, with protein sequence MKRVYKYFYQLIVLSSLVIMPACNTLDVDPADKITAEQAFKNKAGIEKGILGSYSELQSFGYYGRSYLIASDMAADNLVHPTDATQVDYAEIDNNTLLSENGVVENIWASIYSAINVANSVIDKVPGMAGMTDDEKAAALGELYFLRGLNHFNLMNYFGAIPVKTTATVGTKNLDVPRNTTTEVFTQIITDLKYAEAHLPASASTKTRASKYAATALLARVYLYQKNYALAYEKANDVITKGGYTFLPSFAQVFATEGSPETIFEVEFDAKNRNRVAEFNFPKVMNGKGEAKPDPTLVTAYEVTDKRLVSSIADSVTYNYAQKYKDMSLGDKNIIVLRLAEMYLIRAEAEAHSATGVISNVQDDINKIRNRAGLANTDAATMPDLLLAIEKERRLEFAFEGHRWFDLVRTNRALDLLPNVTKSYKMLFPIPLSEINANSKMKQNPGYN
- a CDS encoding DPP IV N-terminal domain-containing protein, whose amino-acid sequence is MKTNLFFCILVIASAVTFASCSKDDESTITKKEYTGIYFMDTDNEDIETIAIAGGTPKALASGISGAGIAYDKVNEKIYYSDFADSDTPNGKIWKMDVGGTNPKVLVSGIQDPHSIALDLTNGKVYWGDGDGNVSRCNLNGDSLVTGFIKIDGGAIRSMALDPINKKLYFCDTNNNNLYMSNQDGSSTSIILSGYYGYAIAVDNKNNKIYFDAQSDDGTVSGLYRANLDGTNPVEIDNTQSRIYGIALDVENSKVYWSGRDTKEIYQANLNGTKKVTLATGLGKPRGIFLKY
- a CDS encoding SusC/RagA family TonB-linked outer membrane protein, encoding MRAILCNLISIAVHKLAWIKPSGKLSTRGNLLKILFLIFICSTKLVAGNETTTPSVPASEIKVSGKIVDNEGYPMPGATVAIKGKATGVITQSDGTYSISVPSESSVLEFSFIGYTKQQFTVGSRTVFNVVMKPDATLLNELVVVGYAVEQKALLTGSVGVVNSETLNKIPVSTIDGVLQGQTSGLQVTQNSGTPGAAMSVRIRGVSSVSGSNQPLYVIDGIPVTTGDYAQIGYEGQGTNALSDLNPSDIESVTVLKDAAAASIYGARATNGVVVITTKRGKSQKSTLSVNLMHGVQQVGKKLKMLDARGWMEYSNDLAGSQRFTQSQMDNITVNTNWQDVIFRTAPTTKVELSVAGGNEKTKFYISGDYFQQDGILKGTDYNRLNSRLNLDHSLTDKISIGASLGISYAKTDRVEGDQSTHGVLPNGISTPAIFPVYNADGSYNQSGPYSNAISIVDGATNQNFSFRTIGNTFLNYNIIPGLTFSTKWGIDFLNFREHAFEYNTVQGKKYNGLGFEAYNNVMNAVSNNTLKYHFSLKKHDFDILAGYSFEKKQNRYSFTRAQDYPDENLQYTVSAATIVQSYANALDEGTESFFGRLNYNYDNKYIASFSGRGDASSKFGPNNRWGFFPSASLAWRLAEEKWLNLPKQISELKIRTSYGLTGNDDITPFLYKELYGVTAYNEQSGYYPTGIPNPNLKWETTAQFNVGLDLSLFNNRITLTVDYYNKQTKDLLLDRLIPESSGYSSVIENIGRVENKGFEFNLSTVNLDGAFKWTTVFNLSANRNKVLELYNNKPIDNIGRGGNRVMVGQPIGIFYNYKWLGIDPSTGDCVYADLNKNGRVDADDRTIVGNPQPDFIGGITNTFNYKGFDLSIFLQFSYGNDVFNGSRLYLESLTGGDNQLESVTRRWKNVGDITDIPRATSDATATANNRRASSRFIEDGSYLRIKNVNLGYTLKKEWIKKFKLENLRVYVTAQNLFTFTHYSGLDPEVNYVGNDNSIIGTDFFTYPQARSYNFGVNIKF
- a CDS encoding IMPACT family protein encodes the protein MPMSDTYKTISSPAEGIYKEKGSKFLSFAIPVKTAEEIKEIIKEYRKLYYDARHVCYAYMLGAEHKDFRANDDGEPSGTAGRPILGQINSRELTDVLVIVVRYFGGVLLGTGGLVVAYKEATADALNRAEIIEKTVDEVISVRFDYLLMNDVMRIIKDTGAQITEQTFDNNCCLILTARKQDSELLKVKLIKIHGVSLD